ATATCCAGCCGGGCGAATTTTTGACCATATCAAACAACGGTCTCCATTCCGAGCGGTTCACCCACAAAGACCGCCTCGCCCACTGCATTTTTGAATATATCTACTTCAGCCGCCCCGATTCCAAGATTTTTGAACAAAGTTGCGATAAAATCCGCCGCAAGATGGGCAAGCAGCTCGCCAAGGAATGCCCTGTAGACGCAGACATCGTGATTTCCGTGCCCGACAGCGCCACAACCGCAGCACTCGGATACTCGCAGGCCAGCGGAATCCGTTTTGAAATCGGGCTCCTCCGCAACCACTATGTGGGCCGCACCTTCATCGACCCCACACAGAACGTGCGCGAACAAAAAGTGAAGCTCAAATTCAACCCCATCGAAGGGGTGCTCAAGAACAAGCGCGTGTGCGTTGTCGAAGACTCCATTGTGCGCGGCACCACTCTCAAGATTTTGTCGAGGATGCTCCGCGACGCAGGCGCCCTCGAAGTCCATATCCGCATCGCATCGCCTCCTGTTGCGCATCCGTGCTTTTTCGGGATGGATTTCCCGAGCCAGGGCGAGCTTGCCGCCAGTTCCATGACACCCCCCGAAATTGCGAAAATGCTGGGAGTCGAAAGCCTCGGCTACCTGAGCGTGGAAGGGATGAAGGAATGTACCGGCGAAGGCGAGAACTACTGCGCCGCCTGCTTCGACAACGACTACCCCGACTACATCGGGACAGACACGAACAAAACTCGCTGTGGGTAAAAGAAACGAAGGCTAAATCCTTCGTTTTGATTAAACTTGATCAAAGGTCCACTTGACGTGGTCCATCATGAAGTCATGCGCATCAAAGGCCAAGCCAAACTGGTCCTTGATTTTGCTGACATCAAAGAGCATCGGGTCGTCGGACCAGCCGAGATCCGTTTCCACGATTTTGGACTTGCAGCCAGGCTTCAGGGAAATCATCATCTCGGCAATTTCCTTCCAGCTAATCCATACTTCGCCGAGCCCGAGGAAAATTTCCTCGTTCTTGTCGGATTCCAGAACCTTCATGTAGAGTTCGGCTTGCTGGCTCGCATGGATGAACTGCGTTCCATCGTTCTTGATGATATTGATGTCCTGATTGTCCTTGACGGCACGCGCCATGTCGAAAAAGCGCCTGTCGGGCTGGGAACAACCATCAATGTACGCCGGATTGCCGAACGTGTACCCCGGACGGATGATATTGCGTTTCATCTTGACATCGGGGAAATAGCGGCCATAGCCATGCGTAAAGCCAATCACGAAAGCCTCGCCCGCCGCCTTGGTCGCCCCGTAGAGGTCCATCGGCAAGTTGCTGGTCATTTCGCGCATCACAGGGCGCATGCGGCCCATTGCCGCCGTACTGCTCGTGAAGATAAATTTTTCGCAACCCGCGCTGGCAGCCATTTCGAGGAGGGCCACCGTAGCACGCGTATCGTTCATGAGGATGGCGCCCGGGGTATCGCCCCAGCCAAGCGCAATATGG
The nucleotide sequence above comes from uncultured Fibrobacter sp.. Encoded proteins:
- a CDS encoding NAD(P)-dependent oxidoreductase; amino-acid sequence: MRVFVTGGTGFIGHYVVKALLEKGHDVVIATRHPNKMPSLRSNEKVSFVESSLTDFDKLGEGLAGCDACIHIALGWGDTPGAILMNDTRATVALLEMAASAGCEKFIFTSSTAAMGRMRPVMREMTSNLPMDLYGATKAAGEAFVIGFTHGYGRYFPDVKMKRNIIRPGYTFGNPAYIDGCSQPDRRFFDMARAVKDNQDINIIKNDGTQFIHASQQAELYMKVLESDKNEEIFLGLGEVWISWKEIAEMMISLKPGCKSKIVETDLGWSDDPMLFDVSKIKDQFGLAFDAHDFMMDHVKWTFDQV
- the purF gene encoding amidophosphoribosyltransferase gives rise to the protein MLDELHEECGVIGIYNGDNVVRNITMGLYALQHRGQESAGFAVTDGDKVRVRKSMGLVSTLLREHNVDELQGFAGIGHVRYSTTGASTLANAQPILVSCKWGQIAVAHNGNITNANELRAEMEAEGHIFQTTSDSEILLHEIARTEADTLGDAIKKAISKFTGSFCLVFICKDTMFVARDGFGFRPLSIARMGKAWCVASETCAFDLLGAHYIRDIQPGEFLTISNNGLHSERFTHKDRLAHCIFEYIYFSRPDSKIFEQSCDKIRRKMGKQLAKECPVDADIVISVPDSATTAALGYSQASGIRFEIGLLRNHYVGRTFIDPTQNVREQKVKLKFNPIEGVLKNKRVCVVEDSIVRGTTLKILSRMLRDAGALEVHIRIASPPVAHPCFFGMDFPSQGELAASSMTPPEIAKMLGVESLGYLSVEGMKECTGEGENYCAACFDNDYPDYIGTDTNKTRCG